DNA sequence from the Halorussus limi genome:
TACGCTATCGAGATTCCGCGGTCGCGCCGAGTCGTTCCGGGCGTGCGTTTCGGCGACCGACGGAGCGTCGCGAATGGGCCGCCGCGCTACTGGCGCTGGGTCTCGACCGCAGTCCCCGAGAGGTTGACCCAGAGCATGCCCTCGGCCATCTCCTCGTAGTCGAACGACGCGCCGACGACCGCGTCGGCACCGAGGTCCTCGGCCTCCGCGCGGAGGTCCTCGATGGCCTCCGTCCGAGCCGTCTCTATCTTCTTCTCGTAGGACCCGCTCCGGCCGCCGACCACGTCGCGGATGCCCGCCGCGATGTCGCTGACGACGTTCGCGCCGACGACCGCCTCGCCCGAGACGACGCCGAGGTACTCCGAGACTTCGCGGCCGTCGAGACCGTCCGTGGTCGTGATGGTGACTTCATCCATACGGGGTCGAATTGAACGCGATGTAACATAAATTCGCCGTGAGAGCGGGCGGCAAGGTCGCGCACGACCGGCGAGTCCCGGCGTTCGCTGACCACCTACCTTCAAGCCCTCGGACGACCACACGAGACCATGCGACTCTTCGTTAGCATCGACCTCCCCGACGAGTTCGCCGCGGAAGTCGAGGCGGTCCAAGACGAGTTCGCGGACGCCTCGGGGCTGAGTTTCACCGACCCGGAGCAGGCCCACGTCACGCTCAAGTTCCTCGGCGAGGTGAATCAGGGCGAACTCCCGCGGGTCAAGAACGCCGTCCGGCGTGCAATCGGGAAGGCGGAGGTCGGTCCCTTCGAGACCACCTACGAGGGCCTAGGCGTCTTCCCCGGCCTCGGCTACATTCAGGTCCTCTGGCTCGGGGTCGGCGCGGGCGGCGAGGAGATGACCGGACTCCACGAAGCCATCGAACGCGAGGTGACGCGACTCGGCTTCGACCCCGAAGACCACGACTTCACGCCCCACGTCACCCTCGCGCGGATGGAACACGCCGGGGGCAAGGAACTCGTACAGGAGAACGTCGAGGAACTGACTCCGACGGTGGGGACGACCGAAGTGTCCGAGATTCGACTGACCGAGAGCGTCCTGACCGACGACGGGCCGGAGTACTCGACGGTCGAGTCGTTCGAACTGGAGTGAGACGGCCTCGTTCCGGACCGGCCTCTCGGCGGGCGAATCGCCCGTCGATTGCCGACTACGGGGACCGGGCCCAAAGCAACACGATTTTAAGCTACGACGGGGAAGAGCATGGTACCATGAGTAAGAAATCGAAGGCGAAGAAGAAGCGCCTCTCTAAGCTCGACCGGCAGAACAGCCGCGTTCCCGCGTGGGTCATCATGAAGACCGACCGCGAGACGCAGCGCAACCCCAAGCGCCGAAACTGGCGGCGTAACGACACCGACGAATAATGAGTGCCAACGACTTCGAGGAGCGCGTCATCACGGTGCCGCTTCGCGACGCCAAGGCCGCGGCGAAGCACGAGCGCGCCGACAAGGCGATGACGCTCGTCCGCGACCACCTCGCACAGCACTTCAAGGTAGACGACGACGAAGTCCGCCTCGACCCCTCCATCAACGAGGCCGTCTGGTCGCGCGGTCGCAAGAAGCCCCCGAGCAAGCTTCGCGTCCGCGCCGCCCGGTTCGAGGAAGAGGGCGAAACGGTCGTCGAAGCGGAACACGCCGAGTAGACCTTTGCTCCGCGCCGCTTTCGTCGGGTCGTCGTACGTCGGTGTCTTCGCTCGCGCCACTGACGAGTATCTGCTGGTGCGCCCCGACATCGACGACGAGATGGTCGCCGACGTGAGCGACGAACTCGACGTAGACGCCATCGAGACCACGGTCGGCGGTTCGTCGACCGTAGGTGCGCTGGCGGTCGGCAACGAGAACGGGCTACTGGTCAGTAGCCGCGTCACCGACCGCGAGCGCGACCGCATCGCCGACGCCGCGGACGTGGACGTGACCGAGCTGCCGGGCAAAATCAACGCCGCGGGGAACGTCGTCCTCGCTAACGACAACGGGGCCTACGTCCACCCGGACCTCTCCCGGAAGGCGATGCAGGCCGTGGAGGACGCGCTCGAAGTGGAAATAGAGCGCGGCGAACTCGCCGACGTTCGGACGGTCGGCACCGCCGGTGTCGCCACGAACGACGGCGTCCTCTGCCACCCGAAGGCGACCGACGCCCAACTCGACCGTCTGGAGGAGGTGCTGGACGTGCCCGCCGACATCGGCACCATCAACTACGGCGCGCCGCTGGTCGGGTCGGGCCTGCTCGCGAACGAAAACGGCTACGTCGTCGGACAGGAGACGACCGGGCCGGAACTTGGTCGCATCGAGCAGTCGCTCGGCTACATCGAGTAGCGCTATTCGGCGTACCAGAGCAGGCTGTTGCCGATTCTCTCCTTCCGAACGATTTCGTCTTCTGAGAGTCGATTCAGGCAGTCGAATGTCGACGACGCCGCGCCTCGGTAGCTCGCGCCGCGGTCGGCCTCACTCCTCGTCGGACTCCTCTTCGCGGCGCTCGCTCAGGTGTTCCCAGATTTCCGTGCATCCCGCCCCGTCTTCCACGTCCGTCAGATGGCTCCGTTCGGCGTCGGCGTCCCCGTCGGCCGACTCCTCGCCCGCGGACTGCTCGTCGAATTTCTCTTCGGCGGTCATTGATACGCGATAGTGGGACGAAGCGAATAAACCCGCGCTCAGGTGTAATCGCTACCGATGCTCTCCTTCGGAGGCGGTTCTTTCCGGTAATCGTGACGGGCGCCAGTCGGCGCTGGCGTTCGGGAGGCGCTCTGAGACGCCGCGTCGGGATACTTTCTGCGTCTCGTCAGCGTCAACGAATCCCGGAACACTCGGCAAGCGTCGCGGGCGGCGACACGCTTACTCGACGGCTGGTCCTCCACGAGAGCATGGTCGTCTCTATCCACCAGTTGGACGACGGCGCGTGGCTCAGCGTCAACGACTCGCGGTCGGTGCCGGTGAGCGAACTCTGGCTACTCGCGCGCCACGACTTCTGCGAGTGCGAACCCGCCGACTTCCTCGCGGAGGGGTTCGTGGAGGTCGGCGTCGATTGGCCCGACGTGGAGGGTCGCATCGCGGGCCAGTGCGTGCGCTGCGGTGCGAGCGGCGTCACCGACTGGCTGGCGCTCGGTCGCGTCGAGCGCGCGACCGGAGAGTTCCGTCGGGTCGACCCGTCGAGCGTTCACGTGCCCGAGCGCCGGACTCGGCTGGCGACGCCTGCGGAGTGACGAGAACTCGGCTAGCCGCCCCGACGTGACCGGACCCGGTCGGTCGCGTCGGCGGAGCGACGCGCCGGGCCGTCCCGAACACCGGCAACGTCCGCCGGTTAACGAGAGCCTCGGGGAAGTTTGACGGAGCAACTGCCCCTTTACTGTCCGCTCGCGTTGCAACGCCCATGCCGAGTAAAGTCGAAAGCTGGAAGGACGAGCTTTACGGCGTGGAGATTCGGGACCACCTCGAACGATTCGCCGAGGAGGGGTGGGACGCCATTCCGGAGGACGAACACGACGCGTGGTTCGAGCGGTTCAAGTGGTGGGGGCTGTACCACCAGCGGAAGGGCCAAGAGTCGTACTTCATGATGCGGGTCGGCGTCCCGATGGGTCGGCTGACCCCCGAGCAGTTGCGGGTCGTGGGCGAAATCGCCCGCGACTACGCGACCGGCCCGGTAGACAACCCGGAGTTCGGCGCGGCCTACGCCGACTTCACGACGCGCCAGTCGATTCAGCTCCACTGGATAAAGGTCGAGGACGTGCCCGATATCTTCGAGAAACTGGAGTCTGTCGGTCTCTCTACGATTCAGGCCTGCGGCGACTCGTGGCGCAACATCGTCGGCTCTCCGGTCGCGGGACGGGACGCCGACGAACTCCTCGACGTGTGGCCCGTCGTGCAGGACCTCCACGACGAGTTCAAGGGCAACGACCTCTACGAGAACCTGCCCCGGAAGTGGAAGGTCGCGGTCACGGGCGACACTCGCGGCGCAGGACAGGGCGACATCAACGACCTCGCCTTCGAACCGGCCGTCAAGGAAGGCGACGACGGCGAGGGAATCGCGGGGTTCAACGTCCGGGTCGGCGGCGGACTCGCCCGGAAGGAACCCCGGTTCGCCCGCGACATCGACGTGTTCTGCCGACCGGAGAACGCCGCCGAGGTCGCCGCGGGCCTCTCGGGCCTGTTCCGCGACTACGGCGACCGCGACGACCGATTCAGCGCCCGCATGAAGTTCCTCGTCGACGAGTGGGGACCGGAGAAAGTCCGGAACGTGCTTCAGGAGGAGTACGTCGAGTACGACCTCCCGACCGCGGGCGAGAACCTGCGCGAGCAGTACGACTACAACGCCGGGCGCGCCGACGCACCCGGCGACTACGTCGGCGTCCACGACCAGAACGACGGCGACCACTTCGTCGGTCTCTCGGTGCTGGTCGGCCGGATGTCCGCCGAGGACGTCATCGACCTCGCCGACCTCGCGGAGTCGTACGGGTCGGAGATGATAGGACTCACTCAGCGACAGAACGTCATCGTCGGCGACATCGCCTCCGAGGAGTTGGACGACTTCCTCGGCGAGTCGCTGCTGGACGAGTACTCGCCCGACCCTCACCCGTTCCTCCGCGGGTCCATCGCCTGCACCGGAACCGAGTACTGCTCGCTGTCCATCGTCGAGACCAAGAACCGGATGGTGCGCTACGGCCGCTGGCTGAAGGAGAACGTGCCGGTCCCCGAGGGCGTCGAGGACTTCCACATCCACCTCTCTGGCTGTACGGCCTCCTGCGCCCAGCCCCAAATCGCGGACATCTCGCTCCGCGGGATGAAGGCGCGCAAGGACGGCGAACCGGTCGAGGCGTTCGACGTGGGTCTCGGCGGCGGACTCGGCGAGAATCCGGAGTTCGCCGACTGGGTGGAGATGCGCGTCCCCGCCGACGAAATTCCGGGCTACGTCCGGAACCTGCTCGCGACCTACGAGGAGGAGCGAGAGTCGGGCCAGAGCTTCCGGGACTTCGTGCGAGAGCGCGACGAAGACGAAATGCAGGCCCTCGCAGACCCCGAGGAGACCGACTACGAGGACCCCTACATGCACAACACGAAGATGACGTGGTACCCCTACGCCGACGACGACGAGATGGCCGACTCGCCCGCGCCGACCGACGCGCAGGGAGCGCCCATCACGGGGGACGACTGAGATGGCCGACCGCGTCCTCAAAGTCAACGCGTACACGACGCTGGACCTCGTGGACGCCCGCGCCGAGGGCCACGACTTCGAGGAGTCGGCGTACGCCACGCTGAACGCGACCGCGGCCCGCAACGACCCCGAGAGCGTGGAGTTGCAACTCGAACTCGACAACACGGACCTCGACGCGCTCCCGGCACACGCCGACAGCGTGGACCTCTCGCCCGAACAGGCCCGGACGCTCGCCGCGGAGTTGGAGAAGCACGCCGAGCGAGTCGAGCGGGCGCAGGAGAGCGCCGGCGAGCGAACCACGGCCACCGCCACCGACGATGACTGAGCAGGCGCTCGTCGTCGCGGGCCACGGCTCTCACCGGAACCCGGACTCCGCGACGCCGGTCCACCGGGCGGTCGAGGCCGCCCGCGAGGAGGGCCACTTCGCCGAGGTCCGCCCGGCGTTCTGGAAGGAGGCCCCGTCGCTGCGCGAGGTCGTCCACACCGTGGACGCCGACGAGGCAATCGTCGTCCCGCTGTTCGTCAGCGAGGGCTACTTCGTCGAGCAGGTCCTCCCCCGAGAGTTCGGTCTCGGCGAGGACGACCGCGGTGACGACGCGCCGACGCTGCGCTACGCCGACCCGATAGGTACCCATCCCGCGATGACGGAGGTCATCGCGGCCCGCGCTCGACGGATGCTGAAAGGCGAGTCCGCCGACGAGTCGTCGGCGGACGCCGCGCCCGTCGCGACCGAAGACGCCGCGCTCGCGGTAATCGGCCACGGCACCGAGCGCAACCCCAACAGCGCGGACGCGGTGTACGACCACGTCGAGGCGCTCCGCGAGCGAGGCGAGTTCGCGGAGGTCGGCGCGCTGTTCATGGACGAAGCGCCCTACGTCGACGACGTTCTCGACGAGTTCGCGGCCGAGGAAATCGCCGTGGTCCCGCTGTTCACCGCCGACGGCTTCCACACGCAGGACGAGATTCCCGAACTGCTCGGCCTGACCGACGACCCCGCGACGGGCTACCCCGTCCCCGGCACCGTCGAGGACCGGCGAATCTGGTACTCCTCGGCGGTCGGCACGGACCCGCTGGTCGTGGACGTGGTACTCGAACGCGCCGCGGAGGCGGGTGCGAATCTCGACGGCGACTCGGCGAACGGCGAGTCGCGATTCGTCCGCGAGGCGGCGGGCGACGCCTTCGTCTCGTGGGTCGAGGAGGCCGGGAGCGATTCGAGCGACGCCCGCGTCTGGGGCGAACTCGCGGTCAGTGCGACCGGCGAGGGCTACGACCTGCGCCACCGGAGCGACCGCGGGGTACCCGACTTGGACCTCGAATCGCGGTCGGTCGGCGACCTGCGCGAGTCGGTCCGATACGCCGACGACGGCCGATACCGGCCGTTCGCGGGCGAGGCGACCCTGCCGACCGGGTGGGTCTGCTCGGGACTCGACCGCGGAGAGTTCCTCCGGGCCGTCTCGGCGGTCTACCCCGCCGGGGTCGAACACTGGGCCGCCGAGCGCGCGGGCGACCTCGACCCGGTTCCGTTCCGGGCGGTCGCCGACCGCCAGACCGGCATCTACGAGTGCGTGAGCGACTGCTCGCGGAGCGAGGTGTCCGGAACCATCGAAGCGACCTGCGGTAACTGCGCGAAGCGGCGAGCGTGGGACGCCGAGGGCGCGCCCGCCGACGGAGCGGCGGCGGGAGAGGCCGAGGGCGACGCGGTCCCGTGCCGAGAGCCGTGTTCGTTCCTCGTCGCGGCGGCCCGCGAGTTCCATCAGCACGAGGGAGACGCCGCGAGCGACGGACCCGCGGCGAGC
Encoded proteins:
- a CDS encoding YbjQ family protein, producing MDEVTITTTDGLDGREVSEYLGVVSGEAVVGANVVSDIAAGIRDVVGGRSGSYEKKIETARTEAIEDLRAEAEDLGADAVVGASFDYEEMAEGMLWVNLSGTAVETQRQ
- a CDS encoding 50S ribosomal protein L31e, which encodes MSANDFEERVITVPLRDAKAAAKHERADKAMTLVRDHLAQHFKVDDDEVRLDPSINEAVWSRGRKKPPSKLRVRAARFEEEGETVVEAEHAE
- the thpR gene encoding RNA 2',3'-cyclic phosphodiesterase, with amino-acid sequence MRLFVSIDLPDEFAAEVEAVQDEFADASGLSFTDPEQAHVTLKFLGEVNQGELPRVKNAVRRAIGKAEVGPFETTYEGLGVFPGLGYIQVLWLGVGAGGEEMTGLHEAIEREVTRLGFDPEDHDFTPHVTLARMEHAGGKELVQENVEELTPTVGTTEVSEIRLTESVLTDDGPEYSTVESFELE
- a CDS encoding translation initiation factor IF-6, which translates into the protein MLRAAFVGSSYVGVFARATDEYLLVRPDIDDEMVADVSDELDVDAIETTVGGSSTVGALAVGNENGLLVSSRVTDRERDRIADAADVDVTELPGKINAAGNVVLANDNGAYVHPDLSRKAMQAVEDALEVEIERGELADVRTVGTAGVATNDGVLCHPKATDAQLDRLEEVLDVPADIGTINYGAPLVGSGLLANENGYVVGQETTGPELGRIEQSLGYIE
- a CDS encoding DUF6360 family protein; the protein is MADRVLKVNAYTTLDLVDARAEGHDFEESAYATLNATAARNDPESVELQLELDNTDLDALPAHADSVDLSPEQARTLAAELEKHAERVERAQESAGERTTATATDDD
- a CDS encoding nitrite/sulfite reductase, translating into MPSKVESWKDELYGVEIRDHLERFAEEGWDAIPEDEHDAWFERFKWWGLYHQRKGQESYFMMRVGVPMGRLTPEQLRVVGEIARDYATGPVDNPEFGAAYADFTTRQSIQLHWIKVEDVPDIFEKLESVGLSTIQACGDSWRNIVGSPVAGRDADELLDVWPVVQDLHDEFKGNDLYENLPRKWKVAVTGDTRGAGQGDINDLAFEPAVKEGDDGEGIAGFNVRVGGGLARKEPRFARDIDVFCRPENAAEVAAGLSGLFRDYGDRDDRFSARMKFLVDEWGPEKVRNVLQEEYVEYDLPTAGENLREQYDYNAGRADAPGDYVGVHDQNDGDHFVGLSVLVGRMSAEDVIDLADLAESYGSEMIGLTQRQNVIVGDIASEELDDFLGESLLDEYSPDPHPFLRGSIACTGTEYCSLSIVETKNRMVRYGRWLKENVPVPEGVEDFHIHLSGCTASCAQPQIADISLRGMKARKDGEPVEAFDVGLGGGLGENPEFADWVEMRVPADEIPGYVRNLLATYEEERESGQSFRDFVRERDEDEMQALADPEETDYEDPYMHNTKMTWYPYADDDEMADSPAPTDAQGAPITGDD
- a CDS encoding 50S ribosomal protein L39e, yielding MSKKSKAKKKRLSKLDRQNSRVPAWVIMKTDRETQRNPKRRNWRRNDTDE